One genomic segment of Amycolatopsis sp. WQ 127309 includes these proteins:
- a CDS encoding L,D-transpeptidase gives MRSTRAVALLGFLLVTAACAAPRETTPSLIAEPSTLPPTTSATPTPTPTPAPPPAPPCDVKTGACVSLSQHLAWLLRDGQVVRGPVPAGFGPPDQATPAGSFHVVWKDRDHHSSIYGTNMPNSVFFAAGGIAFHAGPLDAPSHGCVHLSDADSAAFFDGLGVGDAVQVRA, from the coding sequence ATGCGCAGCACGCGGGCGGTGGCCCTCCTGGGGTTCCTGCTGGTCACGGCGGCTTGTGCCGCGCCGCGGGAGACGACGCCCAGCCTGATCGCGGAGCCGTCGACGCTCCCGCCGACCACGTCGGCGACGCCGACCCCCACACCCACTCCGGCACCGCCGCCCGCGCCGCCGTGCGACGTCAAGACCGGCGCGTGCGTGAGCCTGTCGCAGCACCTGGCGTGGCTGCTGCGTGACGGCCAGGTGGTGCGCGGCCCGGTCCCGGCCGGGTTCGGGCCGCCCGACCAGGCGACGCCGGCCGGGTCGTTCCACGTCGTCTGGAAGGACCGGGACCACCACAGCAGCATCTACGGGACGAACATGCCCAACTCGGTGTTCTTCGCCGCCGGCGGCATCGCGTTCCACGCCGGGCCGCTGGACGCGCCGTCGCACGGCTGCGTGCACCTGTCCGACGCCGACTCGGCGGCGTTCTTCGACGGCCTCGGCGTCGGCGACGCGGTGCAGGTCCGGGCCTGA
- a CDS encoding putative protein N(5)-glutamine methyltransferase, with product MPDTSHASHADVVSKLRAAGCVFAEDEADLLLAAATTSAELESLVERRVAGLPLEHLLGWAEFHGLRITVAPGVFVPRHRTEFLVDVAVSLAPPDPVVLDLCCGSGALGTAFASLLSPGELHAADVEPAAVECARVNVPGAVYLGDLYDALPDSLRGRVDVLLANVPYVPSDAVATMPPEARLHEPLTALDGGADGLDLARRVAAGAPGWLAPGGVLLIESSERQAPVAGEIFAAAGLSPRVHNSAELGATVVSGTASIV from the coding sequence GTGCCCGACACCTCCCACGCCTCCCACGCCGACGTCGTCTCGAAGCTGCGCGCCGCCGGGTGCGTGTTCGCCGAGGACGAAGCGGACCTGCTCCTCGCCGCCGCGACGACGTCCGCCGAGCTCGAGTCGCTGGTCGAACGCCGGGTCGCCGGCCTGCCGCTGGAGCACCTGCTCGGCTGGGCGGAGTTCCACGGCCTGCGGATCACCGTGGCGCCCGGGGTGTTCGTGCCGCGGCACCGCACGGAGTTCCTGGTCGACGTCGCCGTCTCGCTGGCCCCGCCGGACCCGGTCGTGCTCGACCTGTGCTGCGGGTCCGGCGCGCTCGGGACCGCGTTCGCCTCGCTGCTCTCCCCCGGTGAGCTGCACGCGGCCGACGTCGAACCGGCGGCCGTCGAGTGCGCCCGCGTCAACGTGCCCGGCGCGGTGTACCTGGGCGACCTCTACGACGCCCTGCCGGATTCCCTGCGCGGCCGCGTCGACGTGCTCCTGGCGAACGTGCCGTACGTGCCGTCGGACGCCGTCGCGACCATGCCGCCGGAGGCGCGGCTGCACGAACCGCTGACCGCGCTCGACGGCGGCGCGGACGGGCTCGACCTCGCCCGCCGGGTCGCCGCGGGCGCTCCGGGCTGGCTCGCTCCGGGCGGCGTGCTGCTGATCGAATCGAGCGAGCGGCAGGCCCCGGTCGCCGGGGAAATCTTCGCCGCGGCCGGACTGTCACCGCGGGTACACAATTCCGCGGAACTCGGTGCCACCGTCGTGAGCGGAACCGCCTCGATCGTGTGA
- a CDS encoding transglycosylase SLT domain-containing protein produces MTKLSAEQIARHAYDAGFRGQGLTTAVAVALAESGGRTTAHNGTPPDNSYGLWQINMLGALGPDRRHQYHLKSNDALFDPDTNARVAKDISGDGKDFTPWSTYTNGAYKDHLTAARKAAQDVTKHHGKPSPGKSGSTPSGALRVDDTVLHAYVKRTHSVSDALGGAAGHLGDVRDIAGDSFGKIGKESGFADALAGFGLALQKQVKGVGTHATGLATAAQKAAKSYRDHETATAAALDEHARRS; encoded by the coding sequence ATGACGAAGCTGAGCGCCGAGCAGATCGCCCGGCACGCCTACGACGCCGGGTTCCGCGGCCAGGGCCTGACCACCGCGGTCGCCGTCGCGCTGGCCGAGTCCGGCGGCCGCACGACCGCGCACAACGGCACCCCGCCGGACAACTCCTACGGCCTCTGGCAGATCAACATGCTGGGCGCGCTCGGCCCGGACCGGCGCCACCAGTACCACCTGAAGTCGAACGACGCGCTGTTCGACCCGGACACCAACGCCCGGGTCGCGAAGGACATCTCCGGCGACGGCAAGGACTTCACGCCCTGGTCGACGTACACGAACGGCGCCTACAAGGACCACCTGACCGCGGCGCGCAAGGCCGCCCAGGACGTCACGAAGCACCACGGCAAGCCGTCGCCCGGGAAGTCCGGGAGCACGCCGAGCGGTGCGCTCCGGGTCGACGACACCGTGCTGCACGCCTACGTCAAGCGCACCCACAGCGTCTCCGACGCCCTCGGCGGCGCGGCGGGGCACCTGGGCGACGTCCGCGACATCGCCGGGGACAGCTTCGGCAAGATCGGCAAGGAGTCCGGCTTCGCCGACGCGCTCGCCGGCTTCGGGCTGGCGCTGCAGAAGCAGGTCAAGGGCGTCGGCACGCACGCCACCGGGCTGGCCACCGCCGCGCAGAAGGCCGCCAAGTCCTACCGCGACCACGAGACGGCCACCGCCGCCGCCCTCGACGAACACGCCCGACGGAGCTGA
- a CDS encoding RNA polymerase sigma factor has protein sequence MIVKPFEQVVAEHGPMVLRVCRAVLGPADAEDAWSETFLSALKAYPDLPPDANVQAWLVTIAHRKAVDVTRAQARGPVPVGDVPDRPGRAAEWDGDLWNALAKLPDKQRAAVAYHYLAGLPYRDIAEIIGGSTDAARRAAADGVKALRVTYPASLEGAHS, from the coding sequence GTGATCGTGAAACCGTTCGAGCAAGTCGTGGCCGAGCACGGGCCGATGGTCCTCCGGGTCTGCCGGGCCGTGCTCGGGCCGGCGGACGCCGAAGACGCCTGGTCGGAAACCTTCCTCTCGGCGCTCAAGGCGTACCCGGACCTGCCGCCTGACGCCAACGTCCAGGCGTGGCTCGTCACGATCGCGCACCGCAAGGCCGTCGACGTCACCCGGGCCCAGGCGCGCGGCCCGGTCCCGGTCGGCGACGTCCCGGATCGGCCCGGCCGTGCCGCGGAGTGGGACGGCGACCTGTGGAACGCGCTGGCGAAGCTGCCGGATAAGCAGCGCGCCGCCGTCGCCTACCACTACCTGGCCGGGCTGCCCTACCGCGACATCGCGGAGATCATCGGGGGCAGCACGGACGCCGCCCGGCGGGCGGCCGCCGACGGCGTCAAGGCCCTGCGGGTCACCTATCCGGCGAGCTTGGAAGGAGCGCACTCATGA
- a CDS encoding CHAP domain-containing protein, whose translation MDTTALAHSFAKDLIAHRNKLAGKAEDAVRAEYALNRVASSLDEQHAAYHKESTTVLGHWDGHGSDGFKHNSAKLTKELKVTGTAGAAAEKIVAHIASTVDSGHTAVQRLVDEYTAKAKQLLDAGTTAGTQAALMRAVGHAADLAPHYTRQSASTLRHVDAELKAAAKKLHTLQKDLTHDGVMDKAVAKTEATHAKKPHGGGTSKASAKGKDVVHAARTQLGVRENPPGSNKNPYGPTAAWCSSFATAMWRKAGVKIPILPFSGDVYHWGQENGHAYGKNSLHDARPGDVLIFGTGPQNTTTSTHIGIVEKVEGDKVTMIEGNSGDAVRRNTHTLSSSTFYGGVHP comes from the coding sequence ATGGACACGACCGCGCTCGCGCACTCGTTCGCGAAAGACCTCATCGCGCACCGCAACAAGCTCGCCGGGAAGGCGGAGGACGCCGTCCGCGCCGAGTACGCGCTCAACCGGGTGGCCTCGTCGCTGGACGAGCAGCACGCCGCCTACCACAAGGAAAGCACCACCGTCCTGGGTCACTGGGACGGCCACGGTTCCGACGGCTTCAAGCACAACAGCGCGAAGCTGACGAAGGAGCTGAAGGTGACCGGCACCGCGGGGGCGGCGGCCGAGAAGATCGTCGCGCACATCGCGTCCACAGTGGACAGCGGGCACACGGCCGTGCAGCGGCTCGTCGACGAGTACACCGCCAAGGCCAAGCAGCTCCTCGACGCCGGCACCACCGCCGGGACGCAGGCCGCGCTGATGCGGGCCGTCGGGCACGCCGCCGACCTCGCGCCGCACTACACGCGGCAGTCGGCGTCGACCCTGCGGCACGTCGACGCCGAGCTCAAGGCGGCGGCGAAGAAGCTGCACACGTTGCAGAAGGACCTGACGCACGACGGCGTCATGGACAAGGCCGTGGCCAAAACCGAGGCCACGCACGCCAAGAAGCCCCACGGTGGCGGCACGAGCAAGGCGTCCGCCAAGGGCAAGGATGTCGTGCACGCGGCGCGCACGCAGCTGGGCGTCCGGGAGAACCCGCCGGGCAGCAACAAGAACCCGTACGGGCCGACCGCCGCGTGGTGCTCGTCGTTCGCGACGGCGATGTGGCGCAAGGCCGGGGTGAAGATCCCGATCCTGCCCTTCAGCGGCGACGTCTACCACTGGGGCCAGGAGAACGGGCACGCGTACGGCAAGAACTCGCTGCACGACGCGCGCCCGGGTGACGTGCTGATCTTCGGCACCGGCCCGCAGAACACCACGACGAGCACGCACATCGGCATCGTCGAGAAGGTCGAGGGCGACAAGGTCACGATGATCGAGGGCAACTCCGGGGACGCGGTCCGCCGCAACACGCACACGCTCTCGTCGTCGACGTTCTACGGAGGGGTCCACCCGTGA
- a CDS encoding methylated-DNA--[protein]-cysteine S-methyltransferase, protein MSDIFMTYPGAGYEVVPHHMHERLSAAAEREGLLDLAYRTLDSPVGPLLLAATERGLVKVAFDRQDHDAVLAELAEIVSPRILRAPARLDAVTRQLDEYFTGGRQTFDVALDFRLAHGFRLSVLEHLPEIGYGHTESYAQVATAAGSPKAVRAVGTACARNPLPVVVPCHRVVRSDGSYGQYAGGEEAKRVLLDLEAAV, encoded by the coding sequence ATGAGTGACATCTTCATGACGTACCCCGGGGCGGGCTACGAAGTCGTGCCGCACCACATGCACGAGCGGCTGTCCGCCGCCGCCGAGCGCGAGGGCCTGCTGGACCTCGCCTACCGCACCCTCGACTCCCCGGTCGGCCCGTTGCTGCTGGCCGCGACCGAGCGGGGTCTGGTCAAGGTGGCCTTCGACCGCCAGGACCACGACGCCGTGCTGGCCGAGCTGGCCGAGATCGTGAGCCCGCGGATCCTGCGTGCCCCCGCCCGTCTCGACGCCGTCACCCGCCAGCTCGACGAGTACTTCACCGGTGGCCGGCAAACCTTCGACGTGGCCCTGGACTTCCGGCTGGCCCACGGGTTCCGGCTCTCGGTCCTGGAGCACCTGCCCGAGATCGGCTACGGCCACACCGAGAGCTACGCCCAGGTCGCCACGGCCGCGGGCAGCCCGAAGGCGGTCCGCGCGGTGGGCACGGCGTGCGCCCGCAACCCGCTGCCGGTGGTGGTCCCCTGCCACCGCGTCGTCCGCTCCGACGGCTCGTACGGCCAGTACGCCGGCGGCGAGGAGGCCAAGCGGGTCCTGCTCGACCTGGAAGCCGCGGTCTGA
- a CDS encoding transporter, whose product MPFRTRLFGSLGIATILFSSISATASAAPDRAVGVFRAIPVAAAEAPRQLSGPDQNTPAPVTFDECRKDIKNGYWTKNRFAGCTITDMAYQRYACPEAGCAVIGAAWARVISTSNLLPAQRRLEVATRMVGWSLSGVVTDAMKFGVSMSCGPRYTTGTAHCDTASAQVLKSVADWRAQSDETRVFTLEGTDPASPADSPPVRAEQRTWYVGERHLVAEDTGGRTTLVTGAHSAYLRCDVARLLDPAYAAGSDCAFGFQPLYVLDNAATSGFPASAALVRTAMTGFPTTYPGLRQGHFVPGNPGYQGTGASRTYPITRLHHDTAAQAAHRATAEQACAQRWGPGYANRPDGLVNTCAVYPFDTTYDGATLPAPGVERGPSYAVQPVLDTDYQALLASVRQFVVANHLLDGDGYWVYPYA is encoded by the coding sequence ATGCCTTTCAGAACACGGCTCTTCGGTTCACTGGGAATTGCCACCATCCTTTTCTCGAGCATTTCGGCGACCGCCTCCGCGGCACCCGATCGGGCGGTCGGCGTCTTCCGCGCGATCCCGGTGGCCGCCGCGGAAGCACCCCGGCAGCTGTCCGGTCCCGACCAGAACACCCCGGCGCCCGTGACGTTCGACGAGTGCCGCAAGGACATCAAGAACGGCTACTGGACGAAGAACCGGTTCGCCGGCTGCACCATCACGGACATGGCCTACCAGCGTTACGCCTGCCCGGAAGCGGGCTGCGCCGTCATCGGCGCGGCGTGGGCCCGGGTCATCTCGACCAGCAACCTGCTGCCCGCGCAACGGCGCCTCGAAGTCGCGACGCGGATGGTCGGCTGGTCGCTGTCCGGCGTGGTCACCGACGCGATGAAGTTCGGCGTCTCGATGAGCTGCGGACCGCGCTACACCACCGGCACCGCGCACTGCGACACCGCGAGCGCGCAGGTGCTCAAGAGCGTCGCCGACTGGCGCGCGCAGTCCGACGAGACGCGTGTGTTCACCTTGGAGGGCACCGATCCCGCGTCCCCCGCCGACTCGCCGCCGGTGCGGGCGGAGCAGCGCACCTGGTACGTCGGCGAGCGGCACCTGGTCGCCGAGGACACCGGCGGCCGCACCACGCTGGTGACCGGCGCGCACAGCGCGTACCTCCGCTGCGACGTCGCCCGCCTGCTGGACCCGGCGTACGCGGCCGGCAGCGACTGCGCGTTCGGCTTCCAGCCGCTCTACGTCCTGGACAACGCGGCGACGTCCGGCTTCCCGGCGTCGGCCGCGCTGGTCCGGACCGCGATGACCGGCTTCCCGACCACCTACCCGGGTCTCCGGCAGGGCCACTTCGTCCCGGGCAACCCCGGCTACCAGGGCACCGGCGCGAGCCGGACGTACCCGATCACGCGGCTGCACCACGACACCGCGGCCCAGGCCGCCCATCGCGCGACCGCCGAGCAGGCCTGCGCCCAGCGCTGGGGCCCGGGTTACGCGAACCGGCCGGACGGGCTGGTCAACACGTGTGCGGTCTACCCGTTCGACACCACCTACGACGGCGCGACGCTGCCTGCGCCGGGCGTCGAGCGGGGGCCGTCCTACGCGGTCCAGCCGGTGCTGGACACGGACTACCAGGCGCTGCTGGCGAGCGTCCGGCAGTTCGTCGTCGCGAACCACCTCCTCGACGGGGACGGGTACTGGGTCTACCCGTACGCGTGA
- a CDS encoding YbaB/EbfC family DNA-binding protein encodes MITGKAADRTVAVEVAPGGALQELTLEASALRLEPDELARRILLLTAAASARATASLLHTLPDGDLDALGLSAPGEPAEETTPESWRAQ; translated from the coding sequence GTGATTACCGGAAAAGCCGCCGACCGGACGGTCGCCGTCGAGGTGGCGCCCGGCGGCGCGCTGCAGGAGCTGACGCTGGAGGCGTCGGCGCTCCGCCTCGAGCCGGACGAGCTGGCCCGCCGCATCCTGCTGCTCACGGCGGCGGCGTCCGCTCGCGCCACGGCGTCGCTCCTGCACACCCTGCCGGACGGCGACCTGGACGCGCTCGGCCTGAGCGCGCCCGGGGAGCCGGCGGAAGAGACGACGCCCGAGAGCTGGCGAGCCCAGTGA